TGGATGAGGAGCTACTTTCTGATGCCAACACCGTTGTGGAAGGAGGAGAGGTAGAGCACGTAGCCGAGCGTCGAGGCCGCCAACAATCCCGTTGGCCTCTCGTCCTCTCCCCCAAAAATCCAGTCGCCACGTGTAGATGTTGAGCTGCTTCCTGACGACGGCATCGTCGGGGAAGGAGGCGAGGCAAAGCACGCAGCCACGTCTCGAGGCCGCCGACGGCGAGCCAGAGGTGACGCATGTGCGTGCCATGCCGGATCTCCTCATCCATTTCGTTGTCGCACGAGATGCTGTAGGCCGCGCGGATGCCGGCCTtgatggccggcggcgaggagctctACGAGGATGTGTCCCGTCACTTGTGCCCCCACTGGGatggccgcgccgcctccgcctggtGCTCCATAACGCCATGGCGATGCTCGCCCTGTTGGACCGGACGAGTGCCTCCAAGTGTTGTGTCGGGTCGGGTCGCCCCGCAAGACCCGTGTCGCGTCCGGGTCTGGTTGAATTTGGACCCGACACcgggtcttggatcgggtcgCGGTTGCATGGCGGGTGGACCCGGCCCTGAACCCATCGGGTGCCATAAATAGTCGTGGGAGTAGAATACGGTACATGTTTAAAATGAATGGTGTACTATCATCAACTGATTAATATATCTACTAATCCATACTCATTTTCATAATACATCAATGGTTTAGGCAGAATCAACAGATAGCAGGCTGGAGATTACCTACCACTAGTACATTTAGATCTGTTTATAAAGATAAATATTTTAAACTCAACAGATAGCAGTCTAGAGATTATCTACCACTACTCCTGCCcctcccgccgctgcctgcAAGACCGACACCTCGTGCGCCTcccgccgtcgcccgccgGCCCGCCAGTCCCACGCGCCGCTCCTGCTCCCACaacgccgcgccgccgctccctcccGCCGCGCCCTGTTCCTGCTCCTGCGCTGCGTTGCCGGAGCGGACGAATCGAGGCCGAGCCAGCAGCTTCGCCATGGCCACCAACGACGGGTAGGTGcaggtcctcctcctccgcaatCCATGGATTCGCCCTTTGGTGGTGACGAACAGAGAGGCGGGCAGGGAAGGAAGGGGCTCCTTGCCCTTCGTCGTGGATCTCACCGAGGAAGCAGCGACTGTCATCTTGGCACCaacgtcggcggcgacggatgGGCTTGGAAGAAGAGTTAGGCGAAGGGGAATGTTTCTCACACCACGTCATCGATCCCGTCCTCTAAAACTATTTAGACCGGAATAAATGATTATGGGCTGCCAGTTTTAGGGATTCGAGGTGAAAGTTTGACTACGACAACGTATATAAAGACAAGGCTTAAAACACTCTTAAAACAGACTTTACTCTTTGTAAAATAAGGGGGATAATATACAGGGAGATACTGCCGACTCGcgggaagaaaaaaacttaTCGCCATGGatgtacaaaagaaaaaaaatcttttacAACTCCTCTTTTAAACTCaaagttgtatttttttttcgaaaaagaggGAATACTCCTGGCCTCTGCATGGATTGATGCACACAGACATAATATTATTAAGTCAAGTATCGTAACAACATCCACAAATTATCTCAAGAatgctcaaaagaaaaaacataaagGCTGAAAAGATCATCCATTATCTAGCATACGGTCGGCGTGCCACCCAAACTGACCGTAGAAAGCCCGTGCTTCCGTCTCCATACGGCTGCACCAAAAATTCATAAAATCCTTGGGCCCCGTCGGAAGCAGTGGGGACCAAGTACGGAGCCAGTATGCCGCCCGACAGATCACCTGCAAAAATTTGGAAACTTTTTTCTGTTAAAAACGAGGTCATTCCAACAATTTCAAATAGACCAACAAATCGCACAAAACCCAACAAGAATGAGCGATTTCTCCATCCCATGAAACCAACGACCAAACATATTCGAGATGCAAGTTGGTGGTGGTAAATTAAAAGTCACAAAGACAACTCTTCACACCAAACACGCCATAGGAAAATCGAAAAACGATTATGAATAGTTTCATCTtgataaaaaaagaacacCTTTTACTCCTACCATGCAAGCTCTCGTCTCCCACGGCAGCTTTGTTGTCTGGCCTTGTGCCGTTAGCTCCGCCTgctctccttcccctttcctCCACCGGCTCAGCTGGCCGGAGtggaaggggaaggagagtATGTACGTACATAGTTGTTCTTGAGTTGCTTGGTTCGGGCACGGCAAGCTCGTTGCATTCCTGCTGCCTCGACTGGCTTACTCCCCTTTCTCTTCGTTTTCTTTGCTTGAATAAATCCTGCCCAGATCGGTGTACCCAACCGCTTGTTTCCACATCTCATAGGTTAATTTGTCGGCGGTTGTTCAAAGCTACATTTCAGGTCTCTTGGTGGCAGATGCAAGCTCCTTTTCTCATCCAACTTTGGCAAGCTCCTTCTTCAACCTCCTTGCAAGGCCCCCGTTGTGGGTTTCAGGACTTGCCGGtttggaagaagaagggcggcggcgcatcttcctcttcatggAGACGACAGCCCGAGGTAGGGGCAAATCCAGCTTCTCCGATGCGCAGGCGTATTCAAGAACCTTGGCGCCATGGAGAAGCTTTTCCTCCTCCAGATATGAAGGAGTTCTTCGAAGAGGTCGTGTTCTGCTGCAcgtggtggccgccggcgtggGATCCCCTGCGATTCCAGCGGTGGTCGGCAGCGAACTACGCTTCTGAACGCGTGGCAACCAGAAGAAGAGAAATCGACGCGTGCCCTATGTACGTGTCTTGCAAGGGCCAAGTtgtatttatgtttttctatTGGGTCCCAGAAGTTATCTCTGGTTGTAACTCTGCACTAAGGTCCTTTGACCTCAGATCTTAATACAAGCTCAGTcttgttttttaaaaaaagacaCACTTTCTGCGATCCTAATTTCTTTTACCCAAGTTATCTTTAGTGAGGACAACCTCTCGGCATAGGAGTCAGGGCTATCTTAAGTTTCCAAATAATTTTACGACGAAATTTACAATCAGTATTAAAAAAATCTGCTTGGTGAAGAAGCTGAACAAAGTTGTACGTATTACTTCGATGACAAAAAAAGAGGCGGTCACGGACATGCTATACATGGCCGTGTCGCTGTGACACTCAAACCCATTTCACCCGTCAAATGCAGTAAAAAAGAATCTCGCCTTTGAAATATCGGCGAACATGGAGAGCATAAGAATCGACCCTATCATAAACCACCGATCGAGCTAGAGCTAGCCCCGCCGTGTGTGCAGATTCCGCTCGCCGAAGAAGCACGTACGTGGTCTCGCCCGCCGCGGATGGACGGTTCCTCACGCTTACAACGCGACAcgtcgaaaagaagaagtagGCCGGGCGGAGCCGCAAGAGGCGCGCTGCATGCCCACGCGCGCGGGTATATAAAACGTGCCACAGGGGCTCGACAAACAAGAGCAGACGCAGATCATTCGATCGACTTACGTACACACGCAGACGAACAGCTTCTCGTACGTGAGATCACAAAGGCCTTCAATATGGTTTACTCGATGGATTTATTCATGTTGCATCTCGTATTCAGTACCATGTTCTTTTTGACCCGGCCTGTTAATTGTTAGCTGTATATCGGTCGATCGATCTCTACTTTTGCAATATAGCAATGATTAAGCCGAGAGTAGGAACTGACAGGGATTTAATCCATCGGCGTTGATTTAATCAACACATTTTTCCTGTCAGAGGGATACCCGGTGCTCGACACCAAAGTAAGTAGGCAAGGAATCATGGGCGGCGGGCACGACATgcacggccacggcggcggcgtgaagGGGTTCGTGTCCAACCTCGTCACCGGCGGTAAAGGCCAGGGCCACGGATCatacgccggcggcggccatggacatGGGCACGGCTACCAGCAGGGGTACGGGCAGCAGCACGGCTATCCTCCCACCACCGGTGCTTACCCTCCGCACGGGCACGCCGGCTACGCGCCGGCGGCTTACCCCTCGCACGGGGCTCAACACGGTAACATAACTTATAAATTGTCATCATCAAGCTATATACATAGTGTGCACGAGCTGGGCCAAGTTGAGACGTACGTGCCACCCTTGAATTTCAAACGTGCATGCAGGTCACATGGGGATGGGGTCATACCACACCGGGCACCAgaagcacggcggcggcgtctacGGCGGCGGGAAGCACAAGGGCGGTGGTATgttcggcggcaagcacgGCAGGAAGTGGAAGTGAACAAGTGGGCCTACACACATCGTGCGCGCCCCAACCAGGCAGGCAGCTACTCTGTATAAGCTCGCTTACGTACGTATCTCGATCGATCAACGGCCATGCTCCGTGTCATGTATACCTAAATAAGGAGCTAGGCACGCCCGCACACGTACGGTGTGTGATAGCTTTGCTTGCGGTACCGTGAGTCCGTATGACAGCACAAAATAAAGGTGTGATGTATATACCGAACCGTATTCGACTGGTCATGCCGTTGTAAAACGTATCGGCACGTATCACTcgtcgttttcttttctgccCGCCGCTCTCGTTACTTTCCACGATACTTTGACtacaaattactctattaatatataattatatgagaTAGATTCATATACATTATATTCCTACTCAAGAATATTTgcttatgattatgattttgatcatattagtcacatattcattcttcgcaaaaaaatcacatattcatgaagtaatttgtggtcaaatgTTTGGTCAACCGAATTCTAATATACCtcttattgttggacggagagaaaTACAGTGCTACTATTAGACAGTGTGAACTCTGAAACATAGACTTACCCCCAACAAAGAATCCTCGTTCTGTATGTAGCTCTTCGAAAGAATCACCATTCGACTGCATTTTTCAGAAAATTCCCATTAGACTACATATCTATGGTGGGCGTGTCGATGAACATCTGTTTGTACATATATGTGTTTCTAAAGAAAAATGGGCTGTGTATTCACATTGCACAGATTTCATTACTGAAAGAAACATGACATTGAAAGTAACCATGACTTCCGTTttaggagaagaaaaaagagagcagcCATGACTATGCTACAATTAATTTTCTTTAGTTCGCTGTGCAAAATTCAAGTATTTGTTTGCTCACATTATTGAGCTGATCTGCGGAGAGGGATCCCTGACTTAAAGAGTGGGGTcgggtccacatgtcagtgactgTAAAGTCATTGATTTTAAGTTAGGGGATCCAAGTCCCTGATCTGCTAGCAAGCAATAGCTTAGTTGGTCAGTGTCTCCCTCTGTTTGTTTACGCGAGGTCAACGCGGTGATATTGTATCCTGCATCCTGCATGCATCGCTGCAGCGGCGATGTGCTCTATAATTGTGCAAAGTCAACTCGAAAGAAAGCTTATTTTTTTCAGCAATTTGCCCATTTTTAGGAGCTAATATCTGACAGGGTTGGgtactttttttgttttgttttgagaatCTCAGGGTTGGGTACTTGGGTGCTAGGGATGTCAAGCCTGTGAAgctcatcttttttttttaagttctCTGCAATATATTAAACCCAAGTGGGCCCAGAGAGCCCACACGGTACAACCCGATACAAACAAGGACtcaaaaaaatggaaaaattaCATTCAAGTACAAGAACACGCGGCTTGCTCACAGGCAAAGTAACAAACACGCGTCCAACTCCACCCATCGGGCGCACACGTGTCCCAGCCACTGTCCTGCTGCCGACCGAGATTTGCACCACCGAAGGGCAGGGCAAGCCGCTGGCCGCCACCAGCGAGCAGGAGATCCTCTAGGACAAACTGCCTCCGCAGAAtcggaggaaggagaagtagACGAAGCCAAGATTCTTTGTTGAGCTTCTGCGTCATCCACACCAAAGTGCCCAAACAGGGCAAGCAGCATCGCCCCTAGAACGGGCAGAAATCTCCAGCCGAAGAACCATGCATGATCGTCAATTCCACACCATGGAAGCCTTGTCCCGGAACCGACTGGCGGGCCTCCGATTGGGAGGTTGAGGGGAGCAAGAGCCTTCCATGGGGTGGATCTGAAGACCAAGACTAGCTCTACACTGGTGCATGAGGTAAAGATGAAGAACATCACCCGAGTAGATTAGGAAAGAAGGAACCGTGGGATTCACCAAGATTTCATGTTCCCTCTCCCAACCAGCCCGCATGAACTTCAAGGAGACGAAATCAAGCACATAGCAAGATctccggagaagaagatattTGGGGAACGAATCCGGAACATCAAGAAGAACCAACTTGCAGGGAAACtcgaagaaaacaacagggGGAACCACAGATGTAGCTTTAGGCAAAAGGAAAAACGAACCAAGGACCGCCAGATCTAAGGGGAGGCAATTATTTAGGAAAGGATCAGAGGAAGAAATAGAACCAAAACCTTCAAAACGAAGGATTCGGTGGAGAAAGCAGTGGCAAGAAAAATTCTTCTATCTAAGGTTCTACTGGAACCTCAAATCCAATGGAACCGATCCACATCAGTCCCCTCAGGCAACAACTTTAATATACATAGCTAAAACGAGGACCAACCCaacctcccctcccctcccctccctctccaGACAGCAAAGCCGCCGGAGAGGACGAAGAGAGGAcgcgaggaaggaggagctcGGAGCTGTagcaggagaggaggagggaaaTGAGCTCCTTGAAGCTCATCTTTGTCACCAACCTCTCTCCAAGTGTTTGCCCCGTTCGTCGGAACAAAAGAGTGCAAACCAGAGCTTGTTGATTAATTAGttcttagagcatctccagccggcGGTTCCAAAGGCCCCCCAAACCAAATTTGGGGTCACCGGCATCCAAAAACGGACCCAGCAGGTCCTCCATCCTCCAAATTGCGTTGGCGCGGCCTAATTTTGGCACCCTCAGGCCAAACCCAATCCACAGGGAGGCGAGCTGGGGCGCTGGCGAAATTTTTTATTGCTGCCGGCCCGCCTTGTCAGACACCATTTATTGCCCTCATCGGCATCGCCTCGGCTTCCCAGGCGATTTACGGTGGTCGCCGGATCAAACCGCCGTCCTGTCTCGTCGGCTTCCACATGACGCATCCCCGCGCATTCCCAACGTTGTTTCTCACCGTGTTTCACACCGCCGGCGGGTTATCTTCCGCACCCATAAAAGGTAGCACTGGCTCGGAGAGCTCGCCATCGCCATTCTCCTTGCCATTCGCCTCATCGCCCTCGCCACCAGTTCTCTAGCCCTTCCCCTCCCCAATGGCCGACGGTAACCCATGGACGACCCGCTGGTGGCTGGGCGTCGACAAGGCCGAGGCATTGGCGCGGGCTGGCTACCCCACGGCGCAGGACTACTGCCTGCCCCATGGATGGGTGCCTAGCCTGGACGGCAGACCCGTGGCGCCGCCACTTCAGGGAGCACGCCGCCGCGAAGCGATCGTTGACAGAGTCGCAGCAGACGATGTCTGAGTGGGACCGCCACACGGGCACCGCCTGGATGCCGTTTTTCGAGGCAGAGCAACTGCGCCGCGTCCAAGACCTTCCGCACCTGACGGTGCGGAACAACATCGAGGGCCAGCGTGCCTTCTGGCAGTAGCCGGGCCGGACCCTTGACTAGTTTGGCCGAAGCCGGAACCGGAATGGGCGCGGAAGGCCGAGTACGAGTGCCTAGCGCTTGAGCATCGGCGCGAAGACGACCCGGATGAGTTCCCGGGCTTTCGCACCGCCCAGCGCGCCAGctaggaggaggcggagcagagccgccgcctcgtctaCACCTCCACGGAGGACGACATCCCGGCCTGGCTCGACGAGGAGGCAGTGAAGGAGGAGGCAtcggcggcgaagaagaaggcggcgacgaaggTGAAGTAGGAGTCTGGCGTCAtcgtcctcgacgacgacagcaGTAGCGTCGGCTCCTGGATCCATGGCCTCGATGACTAgggtttttattttctttttcttttgtaaattTTCGCAAATTTCAATGAAATGTTGCCGTGCCTAATTTGAAGAATTTTCGCCAGGTTCGATGAATTTTTGCCGAGATAGAAATTTAGTATTGGGGGCGCGGCTAGGAAACTGCGGCCCCCCAAATTAATCTTTGCGCCGACACCCCAATACGGCCGAAAAAACTGACAGGCCGGGCGCCATACAGGGGgacgagtggagatgctcttagttCCCCTTAAAAGTAAGGAGCACACTAGGCGTCGGCTAGGGGATCCGCGTGCGGAATCGGTCTGGTCGGCAGCCGTGCGATGGCAACGAACGAACGCACACGATTGGTTTAGATAATCACCGTGGACTTcggcggagcagcagcccTGTAGCAGCCCCACGCATGCAGTAGCTTTGCGTGTAACGGCCCCATGCCTACAGTTGTCCGAGGATCTCCGTAGCAGCCCATGTGCTCCATCCGGCGAGTTCGCAGCTCCCTGTACTCGCAGCGGCCGCGCATGCAGCAGTTGTGCGTGCATGCAACCTCGCCGGATCCAATGCCTGCCGGTTGTCGCGACTCCAACACACGGCCTGGCGCCCCGTCGCTGCttttccgccgccgcgccatccTCTACTCCGTAGGCCCCGTGCCACCACACCGCTGCCGCAGTTGCCTCGACGCAACGCCTCCGGCTGCCCTCGTGACCTCACCGCTCGTCTTCTTGATTCGGCATGCCACCAAGTCCTTCCTTTCTCTCTTGGAGTCATCACCCGTTCTTGACGATGTCTCTGTGCCTGTCGCATGAGCCGTTGGCGTCGGAGAAAACAAGGTAAAtgcatttgaatttttttgatgttgcaaaccatatatgtttctATATGCTACAAGCATGCATTTGTTTTGCTATGTTCAAAAACACATCATGTTGCAACGATTCTGGATATGGagcatttgttttaatgttGCAAATGCTTCATACGAAAAAAATTGTTATGAGACTAATGTTGCGACGAAATACTACATGTGATACTTTTTATGTTGCGAGGAACCAATGTTTCGATCAGTTTTTAGATGTTGCAAATGCCTCATACGGGATTTTTATGTTGCGAGAGAACAAACGAAATGCTCTATATGAGATTTTTTATGTTGCGAGACCAATGTTGCGACGAAATACTACATGTTAGATTTTTTATGTTGCTATAAGTTTTCGATGTTGCAAATGCTTTACGAGAATTTTTGTTGCGAGAGAACAATGTTGCGACGAAATGCTTTATATGAGATTTTTATGATGCGAGAGACCAATGTTGTAATAAGTTTTGGATGCTGCAATGTTTCATACGAGATTTTTTATGTCGTGACATACCGAAGTTGCGAGAGATGCCGCATTTGTCTATGAAAAGTACCAGAAACTTGCAATATTTTTAGCCATGCAGTCTTAGCAAAATACATGCTGCGTTACATCCGTCTGGTCAGAGTCAGTCTTGGTAACATTTTTCTTAGTCTCGATGCTATTTCTACCTCGATGATGTGAATGATGCGTACACATGCTGACATGCAGTAAACACGTAGAGTTGCAGCAGCGTGGAAATTGCACAAAACACTCAACATTGGTCCGGTTGTTGCGGAGAACACCCACTATTCGTCttttttgcgcaaaacacCTACTATTTGGTTAATCCATTGCAAATAAGTTCTAACTCGAGTTTCAGCGTGCTAACGACGATTTGACTGGTGGGGCCCACTCGTCAGTGACACCGTGGCGCCCTGGCCTTGCTAGCATGGATCAGGTCGGGTTCCGTTATTCATCGCCGGCCACCGCAGGCTCCAGGCCATGAGTCGTCCCAAGCCACTGCTCTCAGCGCTCCGGCCATGCGTCTCTTGCCACTGGCGCGAACGCCGCCGTGGCCTTGGGCGCGTGCGCTGCCGTCCTGTGCGCGtaggccgccgctgcccctgtAACCCGCGCCGTCGCCCTGGCGGCCGACTGCGCCTCACGGGCAtgagccaccgccgccgccttgtgCGCGGGGCGTCGCCGCGACTGCCTGGTGTgcaggccgccgcctctgccttGGCATCGGGCAAGAGCACGAGCAAggccgtctccgccgcggGCCGCCGTCGACGCGGCCACGTGCGTCGCCGCTGTGGTGCGCGCCCAGCCGCACGCGCGCGCTGCACTGGGCACGACGCCACTGCGTTGACCCGATCCACGCTGGCAACGCCTAGCTGCCATGTTGGCCCTGCGGTGTGGATCCGAATGGTCAGAAATCTTGTTAACACACTTAAACTCGGCTTAGAACTAATGTGCAATGGATTAGTCGAACAGCAAGTGTTGCGTGAAAAAGACGAATAGCGATCGTTATTCATAAGGATTGGACCAATGTTGAGTGTCTTGTGCAAttgcctgcagcagcagcagcgcacATGCGGGCTCGTGCACGA
The Brachypodium distachyon strain Bd21 chromosome 2, Brachypodium_distachyon_v3.0, whole genome shotgun sequence genome window above contains:
- the LOC104582688 gene encoding holotricin-3 produces the protein MGGGHDMHGHGGGVKGFVSNLVTGGKGQGHGSYAGGGHGHGHGYQQGYGQQHGYPPTTGAYPPHGHAGYAPAAYPSHGAQHGHMGMGSYHTGHQKHGGGVYGGGKHKGGGMFGGKHGRKWK